Part of the Oncorhynchus tshawytscha isolate Ot180627B linkage group LG23, Otsh_v2.0, whole genome shotgun sequence genome, AAGGGAGTTAATTGTAGAAAGAATAACTCCAGGGACTCAAAGACTGAGGTATCCACAAGGCTCATAGTAatgtgccatttagcagacactttctATCCAAACGCGACTTTCATatatgcatacattttacgtgtGAGTGTCCCTGCGAACCGAGCCCACAATCCTGGCGTACCTTACACAACAGATTCACTGATACACCCAGAACACCAACACAACTGAGGCACTGCCAATAACATAATCCCCATGTTACCTTGACCTCGGACATTGTAAGACTTACTTAGGAATTTCCTGGTGATTACACAGCTTTATACTGTAGTTACAAATCGTATAAATCCATTTTCCAACATCTCAAAAACCACAGTCTCACACAACCAGCTACTAGAACCTCAGAGGATTCAGAACTCTTTGTACAATGTCCACATGCCCTCTGACCCCTACTGTTTCTGTCCCAGAATGCCATCCTGCCAGCCGGGTACCGCCAGCGTGACCAGACCAAGAAGAACCCAACGGGGGCGTTTGACCGTGACGCCCTGCTGGATCACTTAGAGAAAACAGCTCTGGAGCACGAGGACAGGGATGACCTAGTGCCTTTTACTGGCGAGAAGAAAGGTACGGTACACTATACTACTGAACAACACTATTGACTCCACTACTCCACACTACACCGGGGGTGTAGTGGCTTTTGGGTCCCAACCCACAGTTTCAGAACCACTGCTTTAAACTGAAAAACAATCCAATGTTTTTAACTTTATAAATAAGTAATGATAAGTGATGACTTAAAAGTGTCATTTTAGCGGTTTGTGTAACATTGATATGGAAATGAGATGCATACAATTATACAATAGAAAATGTAGTTTATTGGAGTTTATTCACAAAGCCCATATAAACCAGGGCTTTCTTAGTGTTTTCAGAAACAATCCAAATCATTGTTTtactaaaacaaaaacaaatccacTGTAAGGGGAATATTACAATCATGTCATTCTTTAGAATCTCAATAGAAAGTTATATGATACAAGATACATACTGAGAGAACAAAGGTTTTCCCCTGGTGCTATAGGTACTGTTTGTTTACAGTCTGCTCATGACCCCTTGGATACTAGTTTCCCTGACAGTCCCTCTGtatgtgtctttctctctacttctctccttcttctctcgctctctctcgctctctctctatccctctccaggGAGAGCGTTTGTTCCTAAGGAGGGCCATGGAAAGATCCCCGACCATGAGCAGATCACCCTGGAGCCTGAGCTGGAGGAGGCTCTGAAGAATGCCACAGACGCTGAGATGTGTGACATTGCAGGTGAGAACCTatccattttttacatttttgtcatttagcagatgctcttatccagagcgacttacaggagcaattagggttaaatgccttgctcatgGGTACATCAAAAGATTTTCCACCTAGTTGGTTCGGGGactcaaaccagcgacctttcggttaccaggcccaaccgctaggctacctgccgccctatccctctctgtccttaCATTGTTTCAATGTGATGTTGCCCAATACTCCCAGCTGGTATTAAATAGAACATTGTGGCCCCGCCCGCGTTGCGAGAAAACAGCCCATGGTTATCCTTGGTTACcccattggctcacagcaaaaactTGACCTTTTTCAAAATCTTATGCCTGGGGCCGGCCCTGTGTAATGTGACCCAATTGTTTACAGTGACCCTGGcctattttattattttgtcatAGGCCCATATTATTCCATTGCTCATTGGTCCATAATATAATTGTTCCAGTGCTTCACAGACCCAATCccacacatacagacatgcaGAGACATGGGATGTGGGACATGGCATGGGGGGACTCCAATTCCCTGCGCTCAGCAGCAACACGAAAATAAGCTGGTCAAGAGCCACCAAAAGAAGGGAGGAatggaaagagggatggggagggagtcAAAGACTTGTCTGTTGGGTAAAGGTACTATATCAATTTACACCAAACAAGAGGCAACCTTGATTTAAACGTAATTAATTGAATCAACATGTTTAATTTTTTTCCAATGGAGATGTTAAATGCTTGAACAGATATTTTGGTCTCATATGCGGTCATCATTTACAGTGCCAACCCGATTTGTTGGTTGTTTTTACACTCACACTGTGCTTACTTCATATCAATGCCTAACAAGGACTTCATAATTTACTACATCTGCAAAATGTGCTCTCTGACATTGTTTCAAAACAACAAAGTTATTTATGGTTCAATTTGATATAGGTGATTGTCACCCAAAAAACACACGGTACATTTTTTGTTTCCCAATGATATCTAATTCGATGAGAATTCACGCCTCGACCTCTTTTGAGCTACACAACCATGTGAGACCATAACACCCTTATTCACATATCATTCAGAATATGGCCCAGAACAAACACTGTTTATCACAATTGTTAAATCCCCCATCCGTATCCACCCACGGTGCAGGGGAGCCTCAGTCCGAGAGGCAGGCCTCCTAACTGCTTTTCCTTTAACAGCAGAGCCACAGCCACAGAGCATAGGCATAAGGAAAGTGACAGTGGGGGAGTTTGGGGAGTGGAACTGTGTGTCCACATAGATTAGCCTGTCATTAACCCCCTCATTGAGAACACAGTTTTGACCCTGGAGGGAGTCCAGATGAGGATTAAACTTTCGTTAGCCTCtgtcactcttttgtttggggcTGGATCTGAGTCCACAATAGCATAGCTGCCTGGCCGGCTCCACCAGCagcaagggagggagagggactcaGTCAGATGAGATTTAATTGATGCTTTTTATTCACTCTTAATAATACTGATGGTATTTGGGGAATTGTTGTTATTATTGAGAGGCTGGGATGTACTGTAAAGCTACTGTAGAGTCAAGCATGGTGACATTGGTACGTTTGCACCAGACCAGCTGTCTTTGGATCCCTGTCTCCTCACAAGGCCTTCCCTCCCATAATTCCCAGCCTGCCCCAGGTCGGAGCCCGTGGGCGGTGGGGGATTGCTGTCACAGCAGTTGGTGTGTGACACAGTTTGGTGGCGAGGGGCTGTCTTTaatgagactgtgagagagatATTCAAAGTGCTGCCCTCTACTGGGGATTTGAGCAAAGCGACAGCAGCTCCAGTCCAATATTTTTAGGAGACCATTGTTCTACGTCCCATCTTGTAAAATTAGCAGTGCTTAGCTGAGCTAACTCACCCGCATATTTGGAATTTAAAGTACTTGTCCCCAGGGCGTAGTGTCAAACTGAACAATACAATGGTCTCTATGTCTATGTATGCATCTAAATTAGGGGCCAAACAACAATTCATTATGTGTTGGCCCATTTTCAGTTAGAATAACATTGGTCTTGGTGTGTCTTCATGGCTCGCATTGTTTGGTTTCATAACGTCCTTAGGGCCTGGAGGCACTGAGATTAGAGACAGTGACTGCAGCTCTCTCTGTGAGAACTGAGGAAAGGCTACAATGTCCTTATCTGGTCAAGCAGACACACAGAGTAGGCACGTGCATAACATGGTAAATACTGTACCTCATGATACAATGTACTGCACAGTGTTGGGTGTATACTGTAAATGTACAATTCAGTTGTTGAAATAGATACACCTCTCTACATGAAGATATGTAGAGTATAATTGAGATTGGGAGACCTGCCTGTCAAAACAATGCCCTCATAAATAATTGCAGTCACATACACTCTCAGTTTAGTTATAATGAAGGCCTTGTGATTACTTACTGGGGCAATAACATGCTAAAGGTCTCAGCTGACAGCTACCATTAATTATGTTGAACTGAGGAAATATTACTGGATGATGAATGAGAgttacagatatatatatatatatatatatatatatatataaatccgTCCCATTTCTTTGCAGCTATTCTGGGAATGTACACACTGATGAGCAACAAGCAGTACTACGACGCCTTGGGCACCACTGGTACCATCGCCAACACAGAGGGCATCAACAGTACGTATGAAGAGGTTGACCAGCAGAGCAGAACATACCTACTACGGTATTCAGTATATTACATGTTTAGGAAAGTCTTACACTAACCTGTGATACTCCTGTGCTTTTAGGTGTAGTAAAACCAGATGCATTCAAGATCTTCCCAGACGAGCCCCCCAACCCCACAAACGTGGAGGAGACCCTTCAGCAGATCCAGAAAAACGACAGCAGCCTGTTTGATGTCAACCTCAACAACATCAAGGTGAAGCCAGTGGGCTTTAGATCCTATGGTCTGAACGTACACCGTGACCAATTCGACAATGGAGGATTAGATCACTTGATGGTAGCGTGTAGCCTTGTGTGTTATGGCGTACTGAATCAGCATAAAGTGATTGACATCTGTCTGTCCTGTAGGACATTCCCATCCCAACTCTGAAAGAGATCTTTGAGGCGATGAAGGGCAACACTCACGTGGAGTATCTGAGCATTGCCGCTACCCGTAGCAACGACCCCGTGGCCTATGTGAGTACATCTTTCTCCCCCAGACTAGCGACAAAGAATCTTCATTTTCACATCCTTATTGTAATTTTCCCCCTGTTACTAATGAATGTGACTCTAGTAACAtaagtgtggatgtgtgtgaacCAGGCTGTTGCTGAGATGCTCCAGGAGAACACCACTCTGCAGAGTCTTAACATCGAGTCCAACTTCATCACCTGCGAGGGCATGAATGCCATCGTCAAGGCCATGGCCAACAACACCACACTGACAGAGATCAAGATTGACAACCAGGTCAGACACCCATACAGAAAGTATGCTGTAGTATGAATACATACCGTATGTAGCACTGTTCAAATGTATGTATGCTGTATAAACAACTGAATATAAAACAAATTCCCTGAGTTTCTCAAGAGACATTAAAAGACTCTGTAGAGAAAAAACTATGATAAACTTATAACAAGACAATGCTGTGATTGTGTGTGGTTATGGGGTTATTGAAATCCTTTTCATCCTTTAACCCACCCCACTCCTAGAGACAGAAACTGGGGGACTCCTGTGAGATGGAGATTGCCACCATGTTGGAGAACAACTCCAGCATCGTAAAGATCGGCTACCACTTCACCCAGCAGGGGCCTCGGGCTAGAGCAGCCA contains:
- the tmod4 gene encoding tropomodulin-4 — encoded protein: MSKSDPRDIDEDAILKGMSPEEIEALECELLEMDPENAILPAGYRQRDQTKKNPTGAFDRDALLDHLEKTALEHEDRDDLVPFTGEKKGRAFVPKEGHGKIPDHEQITLEPELEEALKNATDAEMCDIAAILGMYTLMSNKQYYDALGTTGTIANTEGINSVVKPDAFKIFPDEPPNPTNVEETLQQIQKNDSSLFDVNLNNIKDIPIPTLKEIFEAMKGNTHVEYLSIAATRSNDPVAYAVAEMLQENTTLQSLNIESNFITCEGMNAIVKAMANNTTLTEIKIDNQRQKLGDSCEMEIATMLENNSSIVKIGYHFTQQGPRARAAIAITKNNDMIRQQRVR